In Deferribacteraceae bacterium V6Fe1, one genomic interval encodes:
- a CDS encoding CBS domain-containing protein translates to MFKSKIDFTDFLETVKEIKILNELGEELLKNIADSASYIDLTDGEILFNKAESYHKGIYLIISGEIRLIDDAGNILEILGKGGLAGLTTFLGKSSYVVSGVAGSGSKLLFIPEITIYKLINASEAFSKYFYSVVNDRLHLFQNKDNSFSKSFTYKPVGNYMTFPVITVEKDIPIIEASKIMSSNKVGSLIVTDNENVSGILTAKSLVHNFLPNADRYGLNAKICDFVDKDIVKVPKEYPLVEVLAEMQARNKEYGIIVKNEKPIGIISNKDILKILYNSINIYTSHIESSKSLDELRNSYLNLYKVADELIESSRMTADVLPIISSVHLAIQKQVHKITVDEFYKKSGINVCDIKHALIIMGSGARKEMMLDPDQDNGFIFDDDITQTEKSILKDFGKKLVDNLDYVGYKKCPGNVMVTNPNMSKTLREWKKSIAEIVNDPSSGGGFLRSSIVFDMDTFCGHDSLVWELKEFIFDIIAEKPIFLIQFLENDTNFKSPISLFGKFIVEKEGENKDKLNLKPYALSIVVDVTRAYTLAKKLSSLNTMERLKHLERKHILSDETVGKVSKAYEIVVDIVLRNQIKSAKKGEKVNKYINPDSLSAYNQNRLKNALNTITKYLNNSLKYFKGHP, encoded by the coding sequence ATGTTTAAAAGTAAAATTGATTTTACGGATTTTTTGGAAACGGTAAAAGAGATAAAAATACTTAATGAGTTAGGCGAAGAGCTTTTAAAAAATATAGCTGACAGTGCCAGTTATATTGATTTGACGGATGGCGAGATACTTTTCAATAAGGCCGAAAGCTATCATAAAGGTATCTACCTAATAATCAGTGGCGAAATCAGACTGATTGATGATGCGGGAAATATTTTGGAAATTTTGGGAAAAGGCGGTTTGGCGGGGCTTACCACATTTCTTGGAAAGTCAAGTTATGTGGTGAGCGGTGTGGCAGGTAGCGGGTCTAAGCTACTTTTTATTCCTGAGATAACAATATACAAGTTAATAAATGCAAGCGAAGCTTTTAGTAAGTATTTTTATTCTGTAGTCAATGATAGACTTCATCTTTTTCAAAATAAGGATAACAGTTTTTCAAAAAGTTTTACTTATAAGCCTGTGGGAAATTATATGACATTTCCTGTAATCACTGTTGAGAAAGATATACCGATTATTGAAGCAAGTAAAATTATGTCTTCAAATAAGGTAGGAAGTTTGATTGTCACGGATAATGAAAATGTATCCGGGATACTAACAGCTAAGTCTTTGGTACACAACTTTTTGCCAAATGCTGACAGATATGGTTTGAATGCCAAAATATGCGATTTTGTCGACAAAGATATTGTAAAGGTGCCCAAAGAATATCCTTTGGTGGAAGTTTTGGCAGAGATGCAGGCCAGAAATAAAGAATATGGCATCATTGTTAAAAATGAAAAACCTATAGGCATAATATCCAATAAGGATATTCTCAAGATTTTATATAACAGTATCAATATATACACATCTCATATTGAATCTTCGAAAAGTCTGGATGAGCTTAGAAACTCTTACCTTAATCTCTATAAGGTCGCCGATGAGCTGATAGAGTCAAGCAGAATGACTGCGGATGTCTTGCCGATAATATCATCAGTCCATTTGGCAATTCAAAAACAGGTGCATAAAATTACCGTTGATGAGTTTTACAAAAAGTCAGGGATAAATGTATGCGATATTAAGCACGCCTTGATAATAATGGGGAGCGGTGCGAGAAAGGAGATGATGCTTGACCCTGACCAAGACAACGGATTTATTTTCGATGACGATATAACGCAAACTGAGAAAAGTATCCTGAAGGATTTTGGTAAAAAACTTGTCGATAACCTTGATTATGTGGGCTATAAGAAATGTCCCGGAAATGTAATGGTGACTAACCCGAATATGTCAAAAACATTGAGGGAATGGAAAAAAAGTATAGCCGAAATTGTTAATGACCCTTCAAGCGGCGGCGGATTTTTAAGGTCTTCCATTGTTTTTGATATGGACACATTTTGCGGTCATGACAGTCTTGTGTGGGAGTTAAAAGAGTTCATTTTTGATATTATAGCAGAAAAGCCGATTTTCCTTATTCAGTTTTTAGAAAATGATACCAATTTTAAATCCCCTATATCATTGTTTGGAAAGTTTATAGTTGAAAAAGAGGGCGAAAATAAGGACAAACTCAACCTAAAGCCTTATGCTCTTTCCATAGTAGTTGATGTTACAAGAGCTTATACGCTTGCAAAGAAACTGAGCAGCTTGAATACAATGGAAAGATTAAAGCATCTTGAGAGGAAGCATATACTTTCGGATGAGACGGTGGGTAAAGTGTCAAAGGCTTATGAGATTGTTGTGGATATTGTGCTTAGAAATCAAATAAAGTCGGCAAAGAAGGGTGAAAAAGTTAATAAATATATTAATCCCGACAGTTTATCCGCTTACAATCAAAACAGGCTTAAGAATGCTTTAAATACAATTACAAAGTATCTAAACAATAGCCTGAAATATTTTAAGGGGCACCCCTAA
- a CDS encoding mechanosensitive ion channel, giving the protein MGRLDSYVDLLTKYGTKLAISILIILAGKFIANKVKKISRKAMEKAKVDEMVGKFLGDLIYYALFIISIVVALNTLGMRTTSIAAVIGAATLAIGLSLQNNLSNLGSGVMILMTKPFKVSDTVEIGGIKGVVDKVSIFNTRLKTPDNKVVYMPNAKITGSEIINYSAEDNRRLDIVVGIGYEDDIRLAKDILKKIAESDARVLKEPGIFVGVLNLGASSIDIGLRMWVNKNDYFNLNCDILEKIKEEFDKNGINIPYPQMDISIKKVENV; this is encoded by the coding sequence ATGGGAAGATTAGATAGTTACGTTGATTTGTTGACTAAATACGGGACTAAGCTTGCTATTTCAATTTTAATCATTTTGGCCGGAAAGTTTATCGCCAACAAGGTAAAAAAAATTAGCCGAAAGGCAATGGAAAAGGCAAAGGTTGATGAGATGGTCGGGAAATTTTTGGGCGACCTTATCTATTACGCACTTTTTATTATTTCCATTGTTGTAGCATTAAACACGCTTGGCATGAGGACTACATCTATTGCTGCAGTAATTGGTGCTGCGACCCTTGCAATCGGGTTGTCTCTACAAAATAATCTCTCAAATTTGGGCTCGGGTGTTATGATTTTGATGACAAAGCCTTTTAAGGTTTCCGATACTGTTGAAATAGGCGGCATAAAAGGTGTAGTTGATAAAGTGTCAATTTTTAATACAAGACTGAAAACACCTGACAATAAAGTAGTTTACATGCCTAATGCAAAGATAACCGGCTCGGAAATAATTAACTATTCTGCTGAAGATAATAGGCGACTTGATATAGTAGTGGGGATTGGCTATGAGGATGATATTAGACTTGCAAAAGATATTTTGAAAAAGATTGCCGAGAGTGATGCAAGAGTGTTAAAAGAGCCCGGTATTTTTGTAGGTGTTTTAAATCTCGGGGCAAGTAGCATTGATATCGGCTTAAGGATGTGGGTGAATAAAAACGATTATTTTAATCTAAATTGCGATATTCTTGAAAAAATTAAGGAAGAATTTGATAAAAACGGAATAAATATCCCATATCCTCAGATGGATATAAGCATTAAAAAGGTGGAAAATGTTTAA
- a CDS encoding mechanosensitive ion channel family protein produces MELYNDLKELLEYTILNVKLKQLLIFFGIIFLALFFKQIITKIILGRLKKIASKTKTEVDDELIDALEQPLKLSVVIAGFYIAFSTIYLPDNAKTLVNHIINSLFIYAVFWGIYRCETLLDRVIEKFLKNRDFELVSSFLPFISKFIKTTIIIFGVIFIVQEWGYNVGALITGLGIGGVAVALAAKDTLANLFGSIMILIDRPFKIGDWVIINDIEGIVEDIGFRSTRIRTFAKALVSVPNSIVATTAITNWSMRDRRRINFNIGVTYSTPRNLLEKAVKEIDQMLRLHPQIHKDPLMVYFTDFKASSLDIFIYCFATTAEWAKYLEIKQDVNLKIMEILENLGIDFAFNSMSVYIEKTPEK; encoded by the coding sequence ATGGAACTTTATAATGATTTAAAAGAACTTCTCGAATATACCATACTGAATGTAAAGCTCAAGCAGTTACTTATATTTTTTGGAATAATATTTTTAGCGTTATTCTTTAAGCAAATCATCACAAAAATCATTCTCGGTCGCCTAAAAAAGATTGCATCTAAAACCAAAACCGAAGTTGATGATGAACTGATAGATGCTTTGGAACAACCCTTAAAACTATCCGTAGTAATAGCAGGTTTTTACATAGCTTTTTCTACTATATATTTGCCTGACAATGCAAAAACCCTTGTAAACCATATCATTAATTCTTTATTTATATATGCAGTATTCTGGGGGATTTATCGATGTGAGACACTTTTAGACAGAGTCATTGAAAAATTTTTGAAAAACAGAGATTTTGAACTTGTATCAAGTTTTCTCCCATTTATCAGTAAATTTATTAAAACAACAATAATAATTTTTGGAGTTATATTCATTGTTCAGGAATGGGGCTACAATGTGGGAGCTCTTATCACAGGGCTTGGTATTGGTGGTGTAGCCGTTGCCTTGGCAGCAAAAGATACCCTTGCCAATCTTTTTGGAAGCATAATGATTTTAATAGACAGGCCTTTTAAAATAGGTGACTGGGTGATTATAAACGACATTGAAGGTATTGTGGAAGATATAGGTTTTAGGAGCACCCGCATCAGGACATTTGCAAAAGCTCTTGTCAGCGTCCCAAATTCCATAGTAGCGACTACAGCCATAACAAACTGGTCAATGAGGGACAGAAGAAGAATAAATTTCAATATCGGTGTTACATATTCTACACCTCGAAATTTACTTGAAAAGGCAGTAAAAGAGATAGATCAAATGTTAAGGTTGCACCCGCAAATCCATAAAGACCCTTTGATGGTATATTTTACAGATTTTAAGGCAAGTAGCCTCGATATTTTTATCTACTGCTTTGCGACTACGGCAGAATGGGCTAAGTATCTTGAGATTAAACAAGATGTAAATTTAAAAATCATGGAAATATTAGAAAATCTCGGTATAGATTTTGCATTTAACTCTATGTCTGTTTATATTGAGAAAACACCTGAAAAATAG